One Setaria italica strain Yugu1 chromosome I, Setaria_italica_v2.0, whole genome shotgun sequence DNA window includes the following coding sequences:
- the LOC101773394 gene encoding uncharacterized protein LOC101773394, giving the protein MAAPEPPPPSGMGFFGMLSFRRSATAVASFDPAQDDELLALDALQAHVADRLQALSASSSPASPALSLPFLSKLLDAVLSSDAAFRAVLAVGPVAAALARPPADRLAADLLDRAVKTLDVLNAASLTLTSLRAAHRAALTAATCLLAPALHRAHLARARRAIARLFPDDARAGVGAGSASSPCSRTMRALSFSVSKNWSAGRHMNAMAAHLAPPPQAPAAAAGAGCGLGLALYTMSSVLVFAMWALVAAVPCQDRASAAVSPPVAPPKQAQWAAPMSALQERIAEEWRRREKKGSSSGPAPTAGLLAEMQAVESAARDLNCLLEEIAEEEEEEEEGHGIVGEERAREVTERAEELAAACRALEDGLAPLERQVRAVFHRVVACRAEVVRCIDHSSRTATAAASASAGVPPQHQHSF; this is encoded by the coding sequence ATGGCCGcccccgagccgccgccgccctccgggATGGGCTTCTTCGGCATGCTCAGCTTCCgccgcagcgccaccgccgtcgcctcctTCGACCCCGCGCAGGACGACGAGCTCCTCGCGCTCGACGCGCTCCAGGCCCACGTCGCCGACCGCCTCCAGGCCCTCTCCGCTTCAtcctcccccgcctccccggccctctccctccccttcctctccaagctcctcgacgccgtcctctcctccgacgccgccttccgcgccgtcctcgccgtcggccccgtcgccgccgcgctcgccaggCCCCCCGCCGACCGCCTCGCAGCCGACCTCCTCGACCGCGCCGTCAAGACGCTCGACGTCCTCAACGCCGCCTCCCTCACACTCACCTCGCTCCGGGCCGCGCACCGCGCCGcgctcaccgccgccacctgcctcCTCGCCCCGGCGCTCCACCGCGCGCACCTCGCACGCGCGCGCAGGGCCATCGCCAGGCTCTTCCCGGACGACGCCAgggccggcgtcggcgccggctcCGCGTCCTCGCCGTGCTCCCGCACCATGCGGGCGCTCTCCTTCAGCGTCTCCAAGAACTGGTCCGCGGGCCGCCACATGAACGCCATGGCGGCgcacctcgcgccgccgccgcaggcgcccgcggccgcggccggcgcgggatGCGGGCTCGGGCTCGCACTCTACACCATGAGCTCGGTCCTCGTCTTCGCCATGTGGGCGCTGGTCGCCGCGGTGCCGTGCCAGGACCGGGCGTCCGCGGCCGTCAGCCcccccgtcgcgccgcccaaGCAGGCGCAGTGGGCGGCGCCCATGTCGGCGCTCCAGGAGCGGATCGCCGAGGAGTGGAGGCGGAGGGAAAAGAAGGGGTCTTCCTCCGGCCCGGCGCCCACGGCGGGGCTCCTCGCGGAGATGCAGGCCGTGGAAAGCGCCGCGCGCGACCTCAACTGCCTGCTCGAGGAGatcgccgaggaggaggaggaagaggaggagggacacggGATCGTCGGCGAGGAGCGCGCGCGGGAGGTGACGGAGCGCGCcgaggagctggcggcggcgtgccgggCGCTGGAGGACGGACTGGCGCCCCTGGAGCGGCAGGTGCGCGCGGTGTTCCACCGCGTCGTGGCCTGCCGCGCCGAGGTCGTCCGCTGCATCGACCACAGCTcgcgcaccgccaccgccgccgcgtccgcgtcCGCCGGCGTGCCGCCGCAGCACCAGCACTCCTTCTGA
- the LOC101773812 gene encoding lysine-specific demethylase JMJ25, with product MPPKRKRGGGRGRPRKEDKDAAPAADSDPTAAEENGENRGDEEMPEPHDSAKENGEGDPNGDMLQSCAEENGVEGVAEVSKPSKRRRKDPVADPSSPEFSGSGRLRQRRNVAAVQEQEPEKKRKIDKDSTMCHQCQRNDSGRVVRCQGCIKREKKFRYCVKCIKRWYPHLSEDDFATNCPVCRKNCNCKACLRGDISTVGSRNANKSQKKADKCSVSEEDKIKFSMRIVRFLLPWLKEFHQEQMLEKSVEASIRGIDSCKMEVPLANCGSDERIYCNNCRTSIVDFHRSCNKCSYDICLSCCRELRQGLNPVGDVSSDKVTSLPDAGGKEDSQQGGSHCKVTSQEPSDGQNDILINNAVPSEDCNPSLRRWRVNSNGTIPCPPNEFGGCGSSLLELKCLFGEKFIADLLEKAKSLVNDVTVLELGGSNCSCFTESSGINNGTSRKSACRENSHDNHIYCPTARDVQNESLEHFQEHWLKGQPVIVRDTLALTSGLSWEPMVMWRALREKRDKKTDERLSVIALECLTWCEVDFNIRMFFDGYSRGAVGAEDLPVLLKLKDWPQHSSFEERLPRHNSEFMSALPFRAYTDPKYGPLNLAVKLPESVIKPDLGPKTYIAYGVAQELGIGDSVTKLHCDMSDAVNILTHTDEIKLKVKRIKAIEKKKESLKKKEEGGSQGSQTDLESTIEPRRKGLRSGSNIQQPALDVASEQEEIVQKSAVAVEAEGNLKNANGQQTDQSYEDHMNVPFSKGKSEVALSATNGGEKLGNGFSREDKIESPSDAEENFEPKVGKIAISLEPKDDAAPFAEGNQSEGGALWDIFRREDVSKLHDYLMKHAKEFRHCNYEPVVQVAHPIHDQCFYLTNEHKRKLKEEYGIEPWTFEQKLGEAVFIPAGCPHQVRNLKSCIKVALDFVSPENVRECIRLTEEFRLLPKGHRVNEDKLEVKKIALYALNQSIKD from the exons ATGCCGCCCAAGCgcaagcgcggcggcggccgcgggaggCCCAGGaaggaggacaaggacgccgcaccggccgccgactccgaccccaccgccgccgag GAAAACGGTGAAAACAGGGGCGACGAAGAGATGCCTGAGCCACATGATTCTGCAAAG GAAAATGGCGAGGGAGATCCCAATGGGGATATGTTGCAGTCTTGTGCTGAG GAGAATGGCGTGGAAGGGGTAGCTGAGGTCTCAAAACCCTCCAAAAGGCGCAGGAAGGATCCTGTTGCGGATCCATCTTCTCCTGAGTTTAGTGGTTCCGGGCGACTTCGACAGAGGCGGAATGTTGCAGCAGTCCAGGAGCAGGAACCTGAG AAGAAACGAAAGATTGATAAGGATTCAACTATGTGCCATCAGTGCCAGAGGAACGATAGTGGAAGAGTTGTACGGTGCCAGGGCTGTATCAAACGAGAAAAGAAATTCAGATACTGTGTGAAGTGTATTAAGCGCTG GTATCCACATTTATCAGAGGACGATTTTGCGACAAATTGCCCAGTTTGTCGCAAAAATTGCAATTGTAAGGCTTGTCTGCGAGGAGACATATCCACTGTCGGCTCCAGGAATGCTAACAAGTCTCAGAAAAAG GCTGACAAATGTAGTGTATCTGAAGAAGATAAAATTAAATTCTCTATGCGTATTGTGCGCTTTTTGCTCCCTTGGCTCAAAGAATTTCATCAAGAGCAGATGCTAGAGAAAAGTGTTGAGGCCTCAATCAGAG GGATTGATTCGTGCAAAATGGAGGTTCCTCTGGCGAACTGTGGAAGTGATGAACGGATATACTG CAACAACTGCAGGACATCTATTGTTGACTTCCACCGAAGCTGCAACAAATGTTCCTATGATATCTGCCTCAGCTGCTGCCGTGAGCTTCGTCAAGGCCTTAATCCAGTTGGTGATGTCAGCAGTGACAAGGTTACTAGTCTACCTGATGCTGGAGGCAAGGAAGATTCGCAGCAGGGAGGTAGTCATTGCAAAGTTACAAGCCAAGAGCCTTCTGATGGACAGAATGATATTTTAATAAATAATGCAGTTCCGTCTGAAGACTGCAATCCTAGTTTGAGACGGTGGAGGGTAAATAGCAATGGGACCATACCTTGCCCGCCGAATGAATTTGGCGGTTGTGGAAGTTCCCTTCTTGAACTCAAGTGCTTGTTTGGGGAAAAGTTTATTGCTGACTTACTGGAGAAAGCTAAATCACTGGTCAATGATGTAACAGTGCTGGAGTTGGGCGGTTCAAACTGTTCCTGCTTCACTGAATCCAGTGGAATAAACAATGGAACATCACGTAAATCAGCTTGTAGAGAGAATTCCCATGATAACCACATATATTGTCCAACTGCTAGAGATGTTCAAAATGAAAGTTTGGAACATTTCCAGGAGCACTGGTTGAAGGGTCAGCCTGTTATTGTCCGTGATACACTTGCATTGACTTCTGGTTTGAGCTGGGAACCAATGGTTATGTGGCGGGCCTTAAGGGAAAAGAGAGATAAGAAGACAGATGAGCGTCTCTCAGTTATTGCTCTTGAATGTCTGACGTGGTGTGAG GTTGATTTTAATATTCGTATGTTTTTTGATGGGTATTCTCGCGGAGCTGTTGGTGCAGAGGATTTGCCCGTGTTACTTAAGCTGAAAGATTGGCCACAGCATAGTTCCTTTGAGGAGCGACTGCCACGACATAATTCTGAGTTCATGTCTGCTTTGCCATTTCGTGCATACACAGACCCTAAATATGGTCCTCTCAATCTGGCAGTGAAGTTGCCAGAAAGTGTTATAAAGCCAGACCTTGGTCCAAAGACTTATATTGCTTATGGTGTTGCCCAAGAGTTGGGAATTGGTGACTCTGTTACCAAGCTTCATTGTGACATGTCTGATGCG GTCAATATCCTCACGCATACTGATGAAATAAAGCTCAAAGTCAAAAGGATTAAAGCAATTGAGAAAAAGAAGGAGAGtttaaagaaaaaggaagagggTGGTAGTCAAGGCTCACAAACAGATCTTGAATCGACCATTGAGCCAAGACGTAAAGGTTTGAGAAGTGGCTCAAACATTCAGCAGCCAGCACTAGATGTTGCTTCAGAGCAGGAGGAAATTGTTCAAAAATCTGCAGTTGCTGTTGAAGCTGAGGGAAACTTGAAGAATGCAAATGGACAACAGACTGATCAAAGTTATGAAGATCATATGAATGTCCCTTTTTCTAAAGGGAAATCAGAAGTTGCTCTCAGCGCAACTAATGGGGGAGAGAAGTTGGGAAATGGTTTCAGCCGTGAAGATAAAATTGAGTCTCCAAGTGACGCAGAGGAAAATTTTGAACCAAAGGTGGGTAAAATTGCCATATCTCTTGAGCCaaaagatgatgcagccccgtTTGCTGAGGGGAACCAGTCAGAGGGTGGTGCATTGTGGGATATCTTCAGACGGGAAGATGTCAGTAAACTACATGATTATCTGATGAAGCATGCAAAGGAGTTCAGGCATTGTAATTATGAACCGGTGGTGCAG GTTGCTCATCCTATACATGATCAATGCTTTTATCTTACAAATGAGCACAAGAGAAAGCTTAAGGAAGAATATG GAATTGAACCCTGGACATTTGAACAGAAACTTGGTGAGGCAGTATTTATCCCAGCTGGATGTCCTCACCAAGTCAGAAATTTGAAG TCATGTATAAAGGTCGCACTTGACTTTGTTTCTCCGGAAAATGTGCGAGAGTGCATCAGGTTGACAGAAGAATTCCGTCTGCTTCCAAAGGGGCATAGGGTGAACGAAGACAAACTAGAG GTTAAGAAGATAGCTCTTTATGCGCTGAACCAATCCATTAAGGAC
- the LOC101774216 gene encoding protein KINESIN LIGHT CHAIN-RELATED 1: MPGLAANDNSPPAAAPPPRRLSSPLPRRAPPSPSPSTSSRAKPRKPALAAPGPEADESLDNPDLGPFLLKQARDAMVSGEGGGAARALEFAERAARALERRGEGAELELAMSLHVAAAIHCGLGRHADAIPVLERAVAVVTPPPPAEGEADDQQPQQEPEADQRGEDWSLAAFSGWMQLGDTHAMLGRMDESIACYGKGLEIQMAALGERDPRVAETCRYLAEAHVQALQFDEAEKLCRKALEIHREHSAPASLEEASDRRLMALILDAKGDYDGALEHLVLASMTMVANGRDIEVATIDVAIGNTYLALARFDEAVFSYQKALTVLKSARGDDHPTVASVYVRLADLYHRTGRLRESKSYCENALRVYAKPAPGAAPDEIAGGLMEIAAIYEALGDLDEALKLLQRALKLLEDSPGQWSTVAGIEAQMGVLYYMIGRYADSRNSFESAVAKLRASGERKSAFFGVLLNQMGLACVQLFKIDEAAQLFEEARAVLEQECGASHPDTLGVYSNLAAIYDAMGRVEDAIEILEHVLKVREEKLGTANPDVEDEKKRLAELLKEAGRSRNRKQKSLENLFGSNAARAKKEAGRRWSNFGFRS, encoded by the exons atgCCGGGCCTCGCCGCGAACGACAActcgcccccggcggcggccccgccgccgcgccgcctctcgtcgccgcttccccgccgggcgccgccgtccccgtccccgtccaccTCCTCGCGCGCCAAGCCCAGGAAGcccgcgctcgccgcgccggGCCCCGAGGCCGACGAGTCGCTCGACAACCCGGATCTGGGGCCCTTCCTCCTCAAGCAGGCGCGCGACGCCATGGTCtccggggagggcggcggcgccgcgcgcgcgctcgaGTTCGCCGAGCGCGCCGCGCGGGCGCTCGAGCGACGCGGGGAGGGCGCCGAGCTCGAGCTCGCCATGAGCCTCCACGTCGCGGCCGCCATCCACTGCGGCCTGGGGCGGCACGCCGACGCCATACCAGTCCTCGAGCGCGCCGTTGCGGTCGTCACGCCGCCCCCGCCAGCAGAGGGCGAGGCCGACgaccagcagccgcagcaggagCCCGAGGCCGACCAGAGGGGCGAGGACTGGTCCCTCGCCGCCTTCTCCGGCTGGATGCAGCTCGGCGACACGCACGCCATGCTCGGCCGCATGGACGAGTCCATTGCATGCTACGGCAAGGGGCTTGAGATCCAGATGGCCGCGCTAGGCGAGCGCGATCCCCGCGTCGCCGAGACCTGCAG GTACTTGGCGGAAGCACACGTCCAAGCTCTGCAATTCGACGAAGCAGAGAAGCTGTGCCGCAAAGCCCTCGAGATCCACCGGGAGCACAGCGCTCCGGCATCGCTCGAGGAGGCCTCGGACCGCCGCCTGATGGCCCTCATCCTTGATGCCAAGGGTGACTACGACGGCGCCCTCGAGCACCTCGTGCTCGCCTCAATGACCATGGTTGCCAACGGCCGTGACATCGAGGTGGCCACCATTGATGTCGCCATAGGCAACACCTATCTCGCCCTCGCTCGCTTCGATGAGGCTGTCTTCTCCTACCAGAAGGCGCTGACTGTTCTCAAATCGGCCCGTGGCGACGACCATCCTACGGTTGCATCGGTCTATGTCCGCCTCGCTGACCTCTACCACCGAACAGGCAGGCTCCGGGAGTCCAAATCCTACTGCGAGAACGCCCTGCGTGTCTATGCCAAGCCCGCGCCTGGTGCTGCCCCTGATGAGATTGCTGGAGGCCTAATGGAGATTGCTGCCATCTATGAGGCACTTGGCGATCTCGATGAGGCCCTAAAGCTTCTTCAAAGAGCACTCAAGTTGCTGGAGGACTCACCAGGGCAGTGGAGCACTGTTGCAGGCATTGAGGCACAGATGGGTGTTCTGTACTACATGATAGGGAGGTATGCAGATTCAAGGAACTCGTTTGAGAGTGCGGTTGCCAAGTTGAGGGCTAGCGGTGAAAGGAAGTCGGCATTTTTCGGTGTTCTGTTGAACCAGATGGGGCTAGCTTGCGTGCAACTGTTCAAGATAGATGAGGCTGCACAGCTGTTCGAAGAGGCAAGGGCAGttctggagcaggagtgtggtGCATCGCATCCAGATACTCTTGGTGTATACAGCAACCTTGCTGCAATCTATGACGCCATGGGAAG AGTGGAGGATGCGATCGAGATCCTGGAGCACGTCCTGAAGGTGAGGGAAGAGAAGCTTGGCACAGCGAACCCTGACGTGgaggacgagaagaagcggctGGCGGAGCTCCTGAAGGAGGCGGGGCGGTCCCGGAACCGGAAGCAGAAGTCGCTGGAGAACCTGTTCGGGTCCAACGCGGCGCGGGCGAAGAAGGAGGCCGGGAGGAGGTGGTCTAACTTCGGGTTCAGGAGCTGA
- the LOC101776264 gene encoding cell wall protein RBR3: FLGCLQAVPQLPRRSAAIHVPPIEPKTPPQLIRRRRRLASTIDPTIVSKHAPPSASSNPSSSPRRRASTIDPAIASKHAPPSASSNPSSSPLGWPPAQAEGSDGDTGGRRLLDWASSPTQDGPCGPGPPSSSPRAPAAGAGGSGGLSGGAPIFNRPSIAVRFSHCSDEFSCYSGSSSSSSYSGASARSCVSDSAQRGRPVDPLRVLSVVASLRRINPKMFAEATGALFHSGAEKKRKGVWIEVDNYEDQSKRSSVVASEGSTVTAAASAGSTATSGRCRRPPRASGGGGGGGEKAPRRVEAIMQWFSRSQAGPATENDICVAVGDNSGMSKTIRWLLKQEGGLRRAGTGGLLDPYVYMKWVKWYVDVVVSFLHIPGVLFMFSVLVVGQ; this comes from the exons TTCTTGGGATGCCTCCAAGCCGTCCCTCAGCTCCCACGCAGATCCGCTGCCATCCATGTCCCTCCGATCGAGCCCAAGACGCCTCCCCAACTcatacgccgccgccgccgcctcgcctccaccATCGATCCCACCATCGTCTCCAAGCACGCGCCGCCATCTGCCTCCTCCAACCCGTCATcttctcctcgccgtcgcgccTCCACCATCGATCCCGCCATCGCCTCCAAGcacgcgccgccgtccgcctcctccAACCCGTCGTCTTCTCCTCTCGGGTGGCCGCCGGCGCAAGCAGAAGGCTCCGATGGCGACACTGGTGGCCGCCGACTCCTCGACTGGGCTTCGTCGCCGACGCAGGACGGCCCTTGTGGCCCgggtcctccctcctcctcccctcggGCGCCAGCAGCTGGAGCCGGCGGATCAGGGGGCCTCTCAGGCGGCGCCCCGATATTTAATCGACCCTCCATTGCGGTGCGCTTCTCCCATTGCAGCGACGAGTTCTCCTGTtactcgggctcctcctcctcctcttcctactCTGGCGCATCGGCGAGGTCGTGCGTCTCCGACTCGGCGCAGCGCGGCCGCCCCGTCGACCCCCTCCGCGTGCTCTCCGTCGTCGCCTCCCTCCGCCGCATCAATCCGAAG ATGTTCGCCGAGGCCACAGGTGCGCTGTTCCATAGCGGGGCAGAGAAGAAGCGGAAGGGAGTGTGGATCGAGGTCGACAACTACGAGGACCAGAGCAAGAGGAGCAGCGTGGTGGCCAGCGAGGGGAGCACCGTCACGGCCGCCGCGTCCGCGGGCTCCACAGCCACATCGGGGAGATGCCGCCGGCCTCCACGAGCGAGcggtggcggaggtgggggtggtGAGAAGGCGCCGAGGAGGGTGGAAGCAATCATGCAGTGGTTTTCGCGGTCGCAAGCTGGACCGGCCACGGAGAACGACATATGCGTCGCCGTTGGTGACAACTCCGGGATGAGCAAGACGATACGCTG GCTGCTGAAGCAGGAGGGTGGCTTGCGGCGTGCAGGCACCGGCGGCCTTTTGGATCCGTATGTTTATATG AAATGGGTCAAATGGTATGTGGACGTTGTCGTCAGCTTCTTGCATATCCCAGGGGTGTTGTTCATGTTCAGTGTTTTGGTTGTTGGACAATAA
- the LOC106804513 gene encoding probable serine/threonine-protein phosphatase 2A regulatory subunit B'' subunit TON2, with protein MELHQESEEEVTDTEQAENWFSLTSAQRICDMFLALDKDQNGTLSKQELKEYADGTLTEIFIERVFDEHVHRSKVGGGNSREMDFESFLDFVLALDNKDTAEGLTYLFRCLDLNGRGFLTTADIHTLFRYVWTTLHCAVLFHSYDSCALIIDILVQFGPLWLPF; from the exons ATGGAACTACATCAG GAGAGCGAGGAAGAGGTAACTGACACTGAACAGGCAGAAAATTGGTTTTCCTTAACTTCAGCCCAGCGCATATGTG ATATGTTTCTTGCTCTGGATAAGGATCAAAATGGTACACTGAGCAAACAAGAGCTCAAGGAATATGCAGATGGCACATTGACTGAGATTTTCATTGAAAGAG TTTTTGATGAGCATGTCCACCGGAGCAAAGTTGGAGGTGGAAACAGTCGCGAGATGGACTTTGAAAGCTTTCTTGATTTTGTTTTGGCTCTAGATAACAAAGATACCGCTGAAGGCTTGACATATTTATTTAGATGCCTTGATCTTAATGGAAGGGGGTTCCTTACAACTGCAGATATCCACACTCTGTTTAGGTATGTATGGACTACTTTACACTGTGCAGTGTTATTTCATTCTTATGACAGCTGTGCTCTGATTATAGACATACTTGTTCAGTTTGGACCCTTGTGGCTGCCATTCTGA